The Kogia breviceps isolate mKogBre1 chromosome 4, mKogBre1 haplotype 1, whole genome shotgun sequence genome window below encodes:
- the LMNB2 gene encoding lamin-B2 isoform X2: MSPPSRGRRSEPRGPRPAAAAAAAAAAMATPPPGRAGGPATPLSPTRLSRLQEKEELRELNDRLAHYIDRVRALELENDRLQLKISEREEVTTREVSGIKTLYEAELADARRVLDETARDRARLQIEIGKLRADLDEANKSAKKREGELTVAQGRVRDLESVFHQSEAELAAALSDKRALENDVVELRAQLAKAEDGHAVAKKQLEKETLMRVDLENRCQSLQEELAFRKDVFEEEVRETRRRHERRLVEVDSSRQQEYDFKMAQALEELRAQHDEQVRLYRLELEQTYQAKLDNAKLSSDQNDKAASAAREELKEARMRVESLSFQLSGLQKQANAAEDRIRELEETVAGERDKFRKMLDAKEREMTEMRDVMQQQLAEYQELLDVKLALDMEISAYRKLLEGEEERLKLSPSPSSRITISRATSSSSGSGSVSVSGRLGRSKRKRLEVEEPPGTGSSGTGSGSSSSSFRLAQQASASGSISIEEIDLEGRFVQLKNSSDKDQSLGNWRIKRQILEGEEIAYKFTPKYVLRAGQTVTVWAAGAGVAHSPPSTLVWKSQNSWGAGESFRTILVNADGEEVAMRTVKQSSVVREAEDGEEGEDEAAEFGEEDLFHQQGDPRTTSRGCRVM, translated from the exons ATGAGCCCGCCGAGCCGCGGCCGCCGTTCCGAGCCGCGCGGACCCcgacccgccgccgccgccgccgccgccgccgccgccatggcCACGCCGCCGCCCGGCCGCGCGGGCGGGCCCGCCACGCCGCTGTCGCCCACGCGCCTGTCGCGGCTGCAGGAGAAGGAGGAGCTGCGCGAGCTCAATGACCGCCTGGCGCACTACATCGACCGCGTCCGCGCGCTCGAGCTGGAGAACGACCGGCTCCAGCTCAAGATTTCCGAGCGGGAGGAGGTGACCACGCGCGAG GTGAGCGGCATCAAGACGCTGTACGAGGCGGAGCTGGCCGATGCCCGCCGGGTGCTGGACGAGACGGCCCGGGACCGGGCCCGGCTGCAGATCGAAATTGGGAAGCTGAGGGCCGACCTGGACGAGGCCAACAAGAG CGCAAAGAAGAGGGAGGGCGAGCTGACGGTGGCCCAGGGCCGCGTCAGGGACCTGGAGTCCGTGTTCCACCAGAGTGAGGCGGAGCTGGCCGCCGCTCTCAGTGACAAGCGCGCCCTGGAGAACGACGTGGTGGAGCTGAGGGCCCAGCTGGCCAAG GCGGAGGATGGGCACGCGGTGGCCAAAAAGCAGCTGGAGAAGGAGACGCTGATGCGCGTGGACCTGGAGAACCGCTGCCAGAGCCTGCAGGAGGAGCTGGCCTTCCGCAAGGACGTCTTTGAGGAG GAGGTGCGGGAGACGCGACGGCGACACGAGCGGCGCCTGGTGGAGGTGGACAGCAGCCGGCAGCAGGAGTATGACTTCAAGATGGCCCAGGCACTGGAGGAGCTGCGGGCGCAGCACGACGAGCAAGTGCGGCTGTACCGCCTGGAGCTGGAGCAGACCTACCAGGCCAag CTGGACAACGCCAAGCTGAGCTCCGACCAGAACGACAAGGCCGCCAGCGCCGCTCGGGAGGAGCTGAAGGAGGCCCGCATGCGGGTTGAGTCCCTCAGCTTCCAGCTCTCCGGCCTCCAGAAGCAG GCGAACGCGGCCGAGGACCGGATCCGGGAGCTGGAGGAGACCGTGGCCGGGGAGCGGGACAAGTTCCGGAAGATGCTGGACGCCAAGGAGCGGGAGATGACAGAGATGCGGGACGTGATGCAGCAGCAGCTGGCTGAGTACCAGGAGCTGCTGGACGTCAAGCTGGCCCTGGACATGGAGATCAGCGCCTACCGCAAGCTCCTGGAGGGCGAGGAGGAGAG GCTGAAGCTGTCCCCCAGCCCGTCGTCGCGCATCACCATCTCGCGGGCCACATCGAGCAGCAGCGGCAGCGGCAGCGTGTCCGTTTCCGGGCGCCTGGGCCGCAGCAAGCGGAAGCGGCTGGAGGTGGAGGAGCCGCCGGGTACGGGCTCCAGCGGCACCGGCtcgggcagcagcagcagcagcttccGCCTGGCCCAGCAGGCCTCGGCCTCGGGCAGCATCAGCATCGAGGAGATCGACCTGGAGGGCAGGTTCGTGCAGCTGAAGAACAGCTCGGACAAG GATCAGTCTCTGGGCAACTGGAGGATCAAGAGGCAGATCCTAGAAGGGGAGGAGATCGCCTACAAGTTCACGCCCAAGTATGTGCTGCGGGCCGGCCAGACGGTGACG GTATGGGCAGCCGGTGCAGGGGTGGCTCACAGCCCCCCGTCCACGCTCGTGTGGAAGAGCCAGAACAGCTGGGGCGCGGGCGAGAGCTTCCGGACCATCCTGGTCAATGCTGACGGGGAG GAAGTGGCCATGAGAACCGTGAAGCAGTCCTCGGTGGTGCGGGAGGCCGAGGACGGGGAGGAGGGTGAGGACGAGGCGGCCGAGTTTGGAGAGGAGGACCTTTTCCATCAGCAG GGGGACCCGAGGACCACCTCTCGAGGCTGCCGCGTCATGTGA
- the LMNB2 gene encoding lamin-B2 isoform X3 translates to MSRAKVSGIKTLYEAELADARRVLDETARDRARLQIEIGKLRADLDEANKSAKKREGELTVAQGRVRDLESVFHQSEAELAAALSDKRALENDVVELRAQLAKAEDGHAVAKKQLEKETLMRVDLENRCQSLQEELAFRKDVFEEEVRETRRRHERRLVEVDSSRQQEYDFKMAQALEELRAQHDEQVRLYRLELEQTYQAKLDNAKLSSDQNDKAASAAREELKEARMRVESLSFQLSGLQKQANAAEDRIRELEETVAGERDKFRKMLDAKEREMTEMRDVMQQQLAEYQELLDVKLALDMEISAYRKLLEGEEERLKLSPSPSSRITISRATSSSSGSGSVSVSGRLGRSKRKRLEVEEPPGTGSSGTGSGSSSSSFRLAQQASASGSISIEEIDLEGRFVQLKNSSDKDQSLGNWRIKRQILEGEEIAYKFTPKYVLRAGQTVTVWAAGAGVAHSPPSTLVWKSQNSWGAGESFRTILVNADGEEVAMRTVKQSSVVREAEDGEEGEDEAAEFGEEDLFHQQGDPRTTSRGCRVM, encoded by the exons ATGTCAAGGGCAAAG GTGAGCGGCATCAAGACGCTGTACGAGGCGGAGCTGGCCGATGCCCGCCGGGTGCTGGACGAGACGGCCCGGGACCGGGCCCGGCTGCAGATCGAAATTGGGAAGCTGAGGGCCGACCTGGACGAGGCCAACAAGAG CGCAAAGAAGAGGGAGGGCGAGCTGACGGTGGCCCAGGGCCGCGTCAGGGACCTGGAGTCCGTGTTCCACCAGAGTGAGGCGGAGCTGGCCGCCGCTCTCAGTGACAAGCGCGCCCTGGAGAACGACGTGGTGGAGCTGAGGGCCCAGCTGGCCAAG GCGGAGGATGGGCACGCGGTGGCCAAAAAGCAGCTGGAGAAGGAGACGCTGATGCGCGTGGACCTGGAGAACCGCTGCCAGAGCCTGCAGGAGGAGCTGGCCTTCCGCAAGGACGTCTTTGAGGAG GAGGTGCGGGAGACGCGACGGCGACACGAGCGGCGCCTGGTGGAGGTGGACAGCAGCCGGCAGCAGGAGTATGACTTCAAGATGGCCCAGGCACTGGAGGAGCTGCGGGCGCAGCACGACGAGCAAGTGCGGCTGTACCGCCTGGAGCTGGAGCAGACCTACCAGGCCAag CTGGACAACGCCAAGCTGAGCTCCGACCAGAACGACAAGGCCGCCAGCGCCGCTCGGGAGGAGCTGAAGGAGGCCCGCATGCGGGTTGAGTCCCTCAGCTTCCAGCTCTCCGGCCTCCAGAAGCAG GCGAACGCGGCCGAGGACCGGATCCGGGAGCTGGAGGAGACCGTGGCCGGGGAGCGGGACAAGTTCCGGAAGATGCTGGACGCCAAGGAGCGGGAGATGACAGAGATGCGGGACGTGATGCAGCAGCAGCTGGCTGAGTACCAGGAGCTGCTGGACGTCAAGCTGGCCCTGGACATGGAGATCAGCGCCTACCGCAAGCTCCTGGAGGGCGAGGAGGAGAG GCTGAAGCTGTCCCCCAGCCCGTCGTCGCGCATCACCATCTCGCGGGCCACATCGAGCAGCAGCGGCAGCGGCAGCGTGTCCGTTTCCGGGCGCCTGGGCCGCAGCAAGCGGAAGCGGCTGGAGGTGGAGGAGCCGCCGGGTACGGGCTCCAGCGGCACCGGCtcgggcagcagcagcagcagcttccGCCTGGCCCAGCAGGCCTCGGCCTCGGGCAGCATCAGCATCGAGGAGATCGACCTGGAGGGCAGGTTCGTGCAGCTGAAGAACAGCTCGGACAAG GATCAGTCTCTGGGCAACTGGAGGATCAAGAGGCAGATCCTAGAAGGGGAGGAGATCGCCTACAAGTTCACGCCCAAGTATGTGCTGCGGGCCGGCCAGACGGTGACG GTATGGGCAGCCGGTGCAGGGGTGGCTCACAGCCCCCCGTCCACGCTCGTGTGGAAGAGCCAGAACAGCTGGGGCGCGGGCGAGAGCTTCCGGACCATCCTGGTCAATGCTGACGGGGAG GAAGTGGCCATGAGAACCGTGAAGCAGTCCTCGGTGGTGCGGGAGGCCGAGGACGGGGAGGAGGGTGAGGACGAGGCGGCCGAGTTTGGAGAGGAGGACCTTTTCCATCAGCAG GGGGACCCGAGGACCACCTCTCGAGGCTGCCGCGTCATGTGA
- the TIMM13 gene encoding mitochondrial import inner membrane translocase subunit Tim13, which produces MEGGFGSDFGSSGGGKLDPGLIMEQVKVQIAVANAQELLQRMTDKCFRKCIGKPGGSLDNSEQKCIAMCMDRYMDAWNTVSRAYNSRLQRERANM; this is translated from the exons ATGGAGGGTGGCTTCGGCTCGGATTTCGGGAGCTCCGGCGGTGGGAAGCTGGACCCTGGCCTTATCATGGAGCAGGTGAAAGTGCAGATCGCCGTGGCCAACGCGCAAGAGCTGCTGCAG AGGATGACGGACAAGTGCTTCCGGAAGTGCATCGGGAAGCCGGGGGGCTCCCTGGACAATTCGGAGCAG AAGTGCATCGCCATGTGCATGGACCGCTACATGGACGCCTGGAACACCGTGTCCCGTGCCTATAACTCGCGGCTGCAACGGGAACGAGCCAACATGTGA
- the LMNB2 gene encoding lamin-B2 isoform X1: MSPPSRGRRSEPRGPRPAAAAAAAAAAMATPPPGRAGGPATPLSPTRLSRLQEKEELRELNDRLAHYIDRVRALELENDRLQLKISEREEVTTREVSGIKTLYEAELADARRVLDETARDRARLQIEIGKLRADLDEANKSAKKREGELTVAQGRVRDLESVFHQSEAELAAALSDKRALENDVVELRAQLAKAEDGHAVAKKQLEKETLMRVDLENRCQSLQEELAFRKDVFEEEVRETRRRHERRLVEVDSSRQQEYDFKMAQALEELRAQHDEQVRLYRLELEQTYQAKLDNAKLSSDQNDKAASAAREELKEARMRVESLSFQLSGLQKQANAAEDRIRELEETVAGERDKFRKMLDAKEREMTEMRDVMQQQLAEYQELLDVKLALDMEISAYRKLLEGEEERLKLSPSPSSRITISRATSSSSGSGSVSVSGRLGRSKRKRLEVEEPPGTGSSGTGSGSSSSSFRLAQQASASGSISIEEIDLEGRFVQLKNSSDKVRPPPNPWGTRWVFSEPWANARPLCQDQSLGNWRIKRQILEGEEIAYKFTPKYVLRAGQTVTVWAAGAGVAHSPPSTLVWKSQNSWGAGESFRTILVNADGEEVAMRTVKQSSVVREAEDGEEGEDEAAEFGEEDLFHQQGDPRTTSRGCRVM, translated from the exons ATGAGCCCGCCGAGCCGCGGCCGCCGTTCCGAGCCGCGCGGACCCcgacccgccgccgccgccgccgccgccgccgccgccatggcCACGCCGCCGCCCGGCCGCGCGGGCGGGCCCGCCACGCCGCTGTCGCCCACGCGCCTGTCGCGGCTGCAGGAGAAGGAGGAGCTGCGCGAGCTCAATGACCGCCTGGCGCACTACATCGACCGCGTCCGCGCGCTCGAGCTGGAGAACGACCGGCTCCAGCTCAAGATTTCCGAGCGGGAGGAGGTGACCACGCGCGAG GTGAGCGGCATCAAGACGCTGTACGAGGCGGAGCTGGCCGATGCCCGCCGGGTGCTGGACGAGACGGCCCGGGACCGGGCCCGGCTGCAGATCGAAATTGGGAAGCTGAGGGCCGACCTGGACGAGGCCAACAAGAG CGCAAAGAAGAGGGAGGGCGAGCTGACGGTGGCCCAGGGCCGCGTCAGGGACCTGGAGTCCGTGTTCCACCAGAGTGAGGCGGAGCTGGCCGCCGCTCTCAGTGACAAGCGCGCCCTGGAGAACGACGTGGTGGAGCTGAGGGCCCAGCTGGCCAAG GCGGAGGATGGGCACGCGGTGGCCAAAAAGCAGCTGGAGAAGGAGACGCTGATGCGCGTGGACCTGGAGAACCGCTGCCAGAGCCTGCAGGAGGAGCTGGCCTTCCGCAAGGACGTCTTTGAGGAG GAGGTGCGGGAGACGCGACGGCGACACGAGCGGCGCCTGGTGGAGGTGGACAGCAGCCGGCAGCAGGAGTATGACTTCAAGATGGCCCAGGCACTGGAGGAGCTGCGGGCGCAGCACGACGAGCAAGTGCGGCTGTACCGCCTGGAGCTGGAGCAGACCTACCAGGCCAag CTGGACAACGCCAAGCTGAGCTCCGACCAGAACGACAAGGCCGCCAGCGCCGCTCGGGAGGAGCTGAAGGAGGCCCGCATGCGGGTTGAGTCCCTCAGCTTCCAGCTCTCCGGCCTCCAGAAGCAG GCGAACGCGGCCGAGGACCGGATCCGGGAGCTGGAGGAGACCGTGGCCGGGGAGCGGGACAAGTTCCGGAAGATGCTGGACGCCAAGGAGCGGGAGATGACAGAGATGCGGGACGTGATGCAGCAGCAGCTGGCTGAGTACCAGGAGCTGCTGGACGTCAAGCTGGCCCTGGACATGGAGATCAGCGCCTACCGCAAGCTCCTGGAGGGCGAGGAGGAGAG GCTGAAGCTGTCCCCCAGCCCGTCGTCGCGCATCACCATCTCGCGGGCCACATCGAGCAGCAGCGGCAGCGGCAGCGTGTCCGTTTCCGGGCGCCTGGGCCGCAGCAAGCGGAAGCGGCTGGAGGTGGAGGAGCCGCCGGGTACGGGCTCCAGCGGCACCGGCtcgggcagcagcagcagcagcttccGCCTGGCCCAGCAGGCCTCGGCCTCGGGCAGCATCAGCATCGAGGAGATCGACCTGGAGGGCAGGTTCGTGCAGCTGAAGAACAGCTCGGACAAGGTGAGGCCCCCACCCAACCCGTGGGGAACCCGCTGGGTCTTCTCGGAGCCGTGGGCCAACGCCCGTCCCCTTTGCCAGGATCAGTCTCTGGGCAACTGGAGGATCAAGAGGCAGATCCTAGAAGGGGAGGAGATCGCCTACAAGTTCACGCCCAAGTATGTGCTGCGGGCCGGCCAGACGGTGACG GTATGGGCAGCCGGTGCAGGGGTGGCTCACAGCCCCCCGTCCACGCTCGTGTGGAAGAGCCAGAACAGCTGGGGCGCGGGCGAGAGCTTCCGGACCATCCTGGTCAATGCTGACGGGGAG GAAGTGGCCATGAGAACCGTGAAGCAGTCCTCGGTGGTGCGGGAGGCCGAGGACGGGGAGGAGGGTGAGGACGAGGCGGCCGAGTTTGGAGAGGAGGACCTTTTCCATCAGCAG GGGGACCCGAGGACCACCTCTCGAGGCTGCCGCGTCATGTGA